The Oscillatoria acuminata PCC 6304 genomic interval TCTGCGATCGCCTCTGGGGTCATTACCCGTTCTGGAGGTGGGGGTTCCTCTCCCTCCACCGGAACCTCATTCACAGACAGCAAAATTAAGCGCGAGTTGAAGGTTTTGACCATTTGGGCCACCGTATCCGCCGCTTCTCGGGATTCGCGACTTTCATCGATTGGAAAAAGAACAGTTTTAAACATAGCAGCCGTGTTTAGGACGCACTCAACGATAAAATGTTTACGGCAAACCTTCCAGATCGATAGAGACTCATCTATCTTGACCCCAGGAATGAGGTCACTTTTGGGGTATGCCTCGGCGCAGGAGTTAAATCCCACGCGCTATAAGCCGATTTTCTAGAAAATAGACCAAAAAACGCAATTAGGAGGGATCTTCATGCCCAAGAAAACTGTAGCAAATTTGTCAGCCTCAGACCTATCTGGTAAACGGGTGTTAGTCCGTGCCGACTTTAATGTACCCCTCGACGATGCCGGTAACATCACTGATGATACCCGGATTCGGGCCGCATTGCCGACGATTCAAGATTTAACGGGCAAAGGGGCCAAAGTTATTCTATCCAGCCATTTTGGACGTCCCAAGGGTCAGGTGAATGAAAAAATGCGCCTCACCCCGGTTGCCAAGCGCCTCTCGGAATTACTCGGCAAAGAAGTGCTCAAATGCGATGACTGCATCGGCGATGAGGTGGCAAGCAAGGTCCAAAGCATGGAAAACGGCCAGGTTGCCTTACTGGAGAATGTCCGCTTCTATGCTGAGGAAGAGAAAAACGATCCAGAATTTGCGAAAAAGCTGGCGTCTGTGGCCGATTTGTATGTGAATGATGCTTTTGGGACGGCCCACCGCGCCCATGCTTCTACCGAAGGGGTGACTCATTACCTGAGTCCTTCCGTTGCTGGGTCTTTGATGGAGAAAGAACTGCAATACCTGAAAGGGGCGATCGAAGAACCTCAGCGTCCTTTGGCGGCGATTATCGGGGGTTCTAAGGTTTCTAGCAAAATTGGCGTCATTGAAACCCTGTTAGAGAAGTGTGACAAACTCCTCCTCGGTGGGGGGATGATTTTCACCTTCTTAAAAGCGCGGGGAATCAGCGTGGGGAATTCCTTGGTGGAAGATGACAAGCTAGAGTTAGCCAAGTCCTTGGAAGCGAAGGCAAAAGAACGCGGCGTGGCGATGTTATTGCCGACGGATGTGGTGATTGCGGACAAATTTGGTGCTGATGCCAATACGCAAATTGTCAGCGTAGAAAATATCCCCGATGGTTGGATGGGATTGGATATTGGTCCGGATTCTGTGAAAACCTTCCAAGATGCTCTTGCCGATTGCAAGACGGTGATTTGGAATGGACCGATGGGTGTGTTTGAAATCGACAAATTCGCCAAAGGAACCGAGGCGATCGCCCATACCTTATCCGAACTGACCCCCAAAGGCACCACCACCATCATCGGCGGTGGCGACTCCGTGGCAGCCGTGGAAAAAGTCGGATTGGCGGATAAAATGAGCCACATTTCCACCGGAGGCGGTGCCAGCTTAGAATTACTCGAAGGCAAAGAACTCCCCGGAGTTGCCGCCTTAGATGAAGCCTAAGTTTTGCTATTTTCAGACCGGGTTTGATACCCAGTCGTAGGGTATAACACTGCCTGAACAGGGGATGACTCTTTCAGCAGTTGAGTAGGGGTAATTTGATGAATTACCCCTACTTTAACCCGGTTTTTTACACCGGACTCATTTTACTGAATTAATCCGATATCCCGCGCCATCTTATCATTCATGACGACAACAGAAGTCGGAGATAATTTCCAAATTTTGACGGTAGGCTTGAGCGCTTTTTTCAGTGCATCCTGGAGTGGGGGTAGCCATGAATCCTGATGTCCTTGGATAACCAATATCAATCGAAAATCAGTTTTTTCTAAGGCCAGAGACTGAAAGAAAACAGGTAATTCGTCATAGGTAGAAGCATGACGTTTGAGGCAAGTTGCAATACATAAAGTCAGTGCATTCGTGAGTTTGTCACAAATTTCTTGGATAAATTCATCAAAATTGGGTTGAGTTTCAGGACGTGGAGAGCTAGATTTTGCCTCAACAATCCAGATCAGCGATCGGTTTGGATCACGCAGCAGCAGAAACTCGGCCATTTTCATATCGGATTGAATGGCTTGATAGGTTTGACTGTTCTCAATATAAAAGCAATGTCCTTCGGGATAAGGTCCAAAAGTCATGCCCGACTCAATAATAGGGTCTAATGTCATTCCAGTGCCAACCTGACCTCTTCTTGATATAACCGAATTGATTCATCAATAATAGGATTATCCGGTAAACCCTCTTGTAGATTTGCAGTATTCCACGTCTCTTCATCGGCAGAAAGGATGGAAATAGAAAGGTTAGGGTTTTTTTGAGAAATTAAAAAAAGTTTTTTAATCACAAAATAAGAGTGACTAGCCATGAAAAATTGAATTCCAATTTTGGCTAACATCGCCAGAATATCCAGGAATTTGGAAATTGCCGTGGGATGCAAAGCCGCCTCGGGTTCATCAATGAACACAATCGAACCCGAGTCTAAATAACCATTCTCCAGTAAAGTATCAAGAATGGAAAGTTTTTTAAATCCTTCGGCAGTCACCCCCATCGGAAATAGGTGATTCCCTGTTTTAAACTGCCAATTTCCCAACTTGCTATCATATTTTATTTTACCGTTAAAAATATCTTCCAGGCTTTGTCTGGGGTGAGCAAACTCAGCATCATTTGGGCTAATTTTGGGGAATTGTCGGAGCGCTCGGGCTAAATCTAAATAGGTATCATCAAACCCAAAAATTTTGCTTTGTTCGCGGGATTGTAAAATTAAGGATTGGAGAGAAATAATTTCTTTAGGGGGTAAGAAAATTGAGTTACTTTCCCGGGGTTGAACCTGATTTTCCAGGTGATGAATGGTTCGAGTTGTGTCTTTACCCAATTCATACAAAAACGGTTGGCCATTAAAAGTAAGCTGGAACGATAGGGGTGCATCGGCTCCTTTCTGGACTAAATCGCCGAGTTGGTCTACTTCAAAAGTCCAGTAGAGTTTTTCCGATAAAATTTCCAAAGCACTCCTAGGCTCATTCCCTCGTTTATAGTCTTCTAGGGTTCGCATGGCAGTGTAGAGCGCTTTGAGTAAAATCGTTTTTCCGGTACCATTTCCGCCAATAATTAAGTTAATCTGGCTGGCATGGGGACAGGTAAGCTGCCGAATGGGTCCAAAGTTATTGAGTTGAAAGCTGTTGATCATCGGTCATTTTCCTCAAACGAGGGTTTTTTATCTTCTGGTAACGGGGAACCTGAATATCAGGGCTTGGATTCATGTTTAGCCGTCTCGAAAGCCTGGATTTTTTTATAAAGGCTATTAACGGTTTCCCGTTTAAAAAGTTGCTCTTTTGTTTTTAAATAATTCCCTTCTCCCAGTTGACAAAGGGCTACAAAGCGAGCGAAACTAGAAGGGTCAAGATGAGTGGATAAAATTTCTAAGGCTTGGTGAAGCAACTGTTTGTCGCTGGGTCTATTGATTTTCATCATCCATCTCCAAAATAAAATCAGCGAAATTCATGACGGGCAGGTTTAGGGATTGACCCTGATAAATGAATCGGTGATTGGTGGTTATCAAATCATCGCTCGGGGTCGCTTTAGCATAGGCAAGGGGCACAGAATCAATCGCTTTGAGCCAGTTTTTTCTCACCCTTGAGCGTCTTAAAGATTGATTCTAATTTTAACAAAAAAGCGCATCAGTCAGTTAATCTAATCTAAAAATAGAAATGTGCTGACTGATGCCGGAATGACAGACTGAATGTCTTCTCTGGTAAGGGTTAGCCGATTGGATGTTGAGCGACTTGATGGGTGCCGACTGCCCCAATCTCCAACTAAAATCATTCCAAATCGCGCTATAATAAAATTTTGTCATTTTCACGGGTTGACGACGACTCCCATGCAGTTTAGAGAAATAGGGTTTGGATTGATTCATTTATCAAAACTTGGCAGTCACCTCTCACATACCGGGACGTTTGATGAGTAAAGTTTTATTACATCAACCTTGACCATGCCCCATTCTCAAGCGTTTACTGGAGTCGGGTTAAGCTCAAAAATCCCCCGAGGGAACCCTACTCAAATCGGTCAGTCCAACCTGGTGCTGCACCGTTCTCAACAGTCAATCATCCCACGAACCCTATCTATTCAGTGAAGTCATGAAAATAGCTCGAAATATTACCGAACTCGTCGGTCGCACTCCTTTAGTCGATTTAAACCGCATTCCTCAAGCTGAAGGTTGTGTGGCTAGAATTGTGGTGAAATTAGAAGGCATGAACCCCGCCTCTTCCGTTAAGGATCGCATCGGCGTCAATATGATTAATGTTGCCGAAGAGCAGGGCAGAATTATTCCCGGAAAAACCGTATTAGTTGAACCGACCTCGGGAAATACCGGAATTGCCCTGGCAATGGCTGCTGCTGCAAAGGGCTATCAACTGATTCTAACCATGCCCGAAACCATGAGTCAAGAGCGCCGATTGATGTTGAGCGCTTATGGGGCTAAGGTGGAATTGACTCCGGGGAATATGGGCATGAAAGGGGCCATCTCTCGCGCCCAAGAAATTGTGGACAGTACCCCAGATGCCTATATGTTGCAACAGTTTAGCAACCCCGCTAATCCGCAGATTCATCAGCAAACCACTGCAGAAGAAATTTGGGAAGATACGGATGGTGCTGTAGACTTTTTGGTTGCTGGGGTCGGAACGGGCGGAACTTTAACCGGCGTGGCAGAAGTGCTCAAGGCCCGCAAACCGAGTTTTAAGGCGATCGCCGTTGAACCCACCAATAGTCCCATCCTCTCTGGCGGATCTGCCGGTCCCCACAAAATTCAAGGCATCGGGGCCGGATTTATTCCCGATGTTTTAAATGTCGAACTCATTGATGAAGTGATTGTGGTCAGCGATGATGAATCAATGGCCTATGGTCGTCGTTTGGCCCGGGAAGAAGGTCTCCTCTCCGGTATTTCCTCCGGTGCCGCCTTATGCGCCGCGATCCGCCTCGCTCAACGCCCAGAAAATCAAGGTAAACTGATTGTCATGATTCAGCCCAGTTTTGGCGAACGTTACCTGAGCACTCCCCTCTTCCAGGACCCTGAACTCCAAGAGGCAGCAGCAATTAGTTAATCTCCCTTCATTTATTTTTCCCCTGAACTCGACACTGTGACCCAGAAACCCGATTTCTCTGTTACGGTGTCGAGTTCTGCTTAGGGACTTGGACCCCGGTCACCAGGGATCTGACAGCGCCTTGGAAGCGATCGCCTCTTTCTGCTGTTCAACCCTTCACCCCTGCAAGACTGGGCTAAATTGACTCGAAACGTTTCCCATTCTGTCTGATTGATGATTTTTTTAGAGGGGAGACGCTATATTGTTTGAAAGGGTATTTATCAACAAGTAAAAATAATATATTATGGAAATTAAAGGACCTAAAAAATGTTGGAATATCGAATTATTTGATGACTTAGATATTTTCGGGGGTCAAGAAATTAGCTTATCAATTGAGCCTGGGAGAGAATTTTGGCAACGTCTTCAGTCCTTTCGCCAAGAACTGGATTCGGAGGGAATATGGATCGACCCCGATGTTTTTGAAGGGGTGCGGGATTCATCCTCGGGTCGAGAAGTGATTTTATAAGTTGACGATTTTTATGAAATACTAATATTCTCTTTGAGGGGAATAAAGGTTTAGCAACTTTAGCCTGTGACTTTAGGGGCTTTCCCAGGCTTTGACTCGGTTTTTAGTGCCAGGGTCCCTGATGGAGAGCGTACCCGGCGATCGCTCCGGCTCCGGAGTGGGTTACTATTGAGAGCATACTGATGCAGCTTTTCTTCTAAAATTACCGCTTACATTACAATATCTATCGAACTGACCCTGTTACAATCTTCCTACCTTTTCCCCCTAATTCTCCATGACAGACACCGTTCTTGATGTTCGCAATCTGCAAGTCCAATTTTTCACCGAAGGAAGACCCGTTAAAGCGGTTGACCAAATTTCCTTTACGGTTCAACGCGGCCAAACCGTGGGGATTGTTGGGGAGTCGGGTTCCGGGAAATCCGTCACCTCCCTGGCGGTGATGGGATTAGTGCCGACTCCGGGACGGATTTCCGGGGGCGAAATTTGGTTTAGAGGAACTCAGGAAGAAGACCCCATCGATTTATTGGCCCTGCCTCCCCAAGCGAAACAGCAGTATCGCGGGGGCAAAATTTCGATGATTTTTCAGGAACCCATGAGTTCTCTGAACCCGGTTTATAATATCGGATTTCAACTGACTGAAGCGATTTTGTTGCATCATCAGATATCAGAATCTGAGGCCAGAAGACGGGCGATCGCCGCTTTACAAGAGGTGAAGTTGTTACCTAGTGATGCAGAATTGCGCGAACAGGTGCAGCTTCCCGAAACGGCAACAGAACGGGAAATCATGCAACAGGTGAATCAGCAAAAATTGGCGATTTTGAAGCGCTATCCTCATGAACTCTCTGGCGGTCAAATTCAGCGGGTGATGATTGCGATGGCGATTTCCTGTGACCCCACTTTGCTGATTGCGGATGAACCAACCACGGCCTTGGATGTGACGGTCCAGGCGAGAATCCTGGAATTAATGCGGGATTTGCGCGATCGCCGGGGAATGTCCATGATGTTTATTACCCATGACCTCGGGGTGATTGCGGAAATCGCCGATCAAGTGGCGGTGATGTACCAAGGTAAAATTGTCGAACAGGGTTCGGTGTTACAAATTTTTTCTAATCCCCAACATCCTTATACAAAAGGTCTATTAGCTTGTCGTCCCCGTCCCGATCGCCGGTTAATTTATCTGCCGACAGTCTCGGATTTTATGGAAGTGGTTACCAACGCCAATGGCGATCGCGAAATTCGGGAAAAACATAGCGAAACTCACGACTCCCTGGACGGAGTAACAAACATCCAAGAAGTCAGTGAGACCGACGTAAAACAACGATTAACTGACTTACAGCAAAAGTCCCCTCTGCTAGAAGTTCGTAACCTAGAAGTCGCTTTTCCCGTGCGCGGGGTCTTTGGAGAAACCCAACGTTATATTATGGCCGTGAATGGGGTTTCTTTTGAAGTGTATCCGGGAGAAACCTTGGGATTGGTGGGAGAATCCGGTTGTGGTAAAACCACCCTCGCCCGCACCTTATTAAGATTAATTGAACCCACTGCCGGGAAAGTGTTATTTGAAGGGCAAGATGTGGGCAAACTTGAAGGGAGAGCGTTGCGACAAGTGCGCCGAGAAATGCAAATTGTCTTCCAAAATCCGTTTAGTTCCCTGAATCCCCGGATGAGCATTGGGAACTTGGTAATGGAACCGTTGAAAATACATGGAGTGGGTGAGAGTGCCCGCCACCGACGAGAGCGATCGGCCTATTTATTAGAACGAGTGGGATTAAATGCGGAATTGATGAATCGCTATCCCCATGAGTTTTCAGGAGGTCAACGACAACGGATTTGTATCGCTAGAGCATTAGCGCTCAATCCTAAGTTTATTATTTGCGATGAATCGGTTTCCGCTTTAGATGTATCGGTGCAAGCGCAGGTTCTGAATTTGTTAAAAGAATTACAGGAGGAGTTTAAACTCACCTATATTTTCATTTCCCATGATTTGAGTGTGGTCAAGTTTATGAGCGATCGCATTCTCGTCATGAATAAAGGCAAGATAGAAGAAGTCGGTCCCGCCGAAAGCATCTACAGCGACCCCCAACAAGACTACACGCGATCGCTCATTTCCTCCATTCCCACCGGCACCCTTGATCGCATCCAAGAACAACAAGCACAGCGGCAGGTGTCGGCGTAGTTTGGGGGGATTTGTCATTTGTCATTTGTCATTTGTCATTTGTTGATGGGGAGATGGGGGAGATGGGGAGGATGGGGGTCTTCCCTTTCAACGTCATGACTGAAGTCGTTTCTTCATTTTCGTAGTAACGACTGAAGTCGTTACTACGAACAAGGGGAAACATCCTTACTGACGGAGGGCGGTTTTCATCGAAATCCAGGCAAAGTGGGGTAATGCTAACATTCTTCGCCAGCGCCAAGGTTCTTGGTAGAGACGGTAGGCCCACTCCATCTGGAGGCGTTGTAACCACACTGGAGCTCGTTCTTTTTGACCGGACCAAATATCGAAACTACCGCCAACTCCGACCCAAATCGCATCGGGACATAAATGGCGATTTTCTCGAATCCAAAACTCTTGGCGGGGAACGCCTAATCCGACTAAAATCAATCGGGGTTGCAGTTGTTGAAGTCTTGCTTTGAATGCCGGTTCATCCTCTGGAGACAGATATCCGTCCTGAGTGCCGGCGATCGCCAATGCCGGTAACTCCGTTTGCCATCGCTTCGCCGCTATCTCAGCAATTCCCGGTTTCCCCCCAAAGAAAAAGGTGGAACAGTCCTCCCCCAAATCCCCCGCTAACTGCACCAAGGACTCCGCCAGTTCAATCCCAGGACAGCGCTGGATTTTTCGACCCCGGACCAGAAAGTAAAACACCACTCCGGCACCATCGGGGATCACCAAATCCGCCTGATGAATCACCTCAGCGAGGTCCAGATTTTCTAGCGCTTGCATCGCCATTTCCGCATTCAGGGTCACCACATGAGTACCCTGGCGTTGCTGCAACCGCGACTGTAACCAGTCTCGATAGTGCGTGGTAATATGAACCGGCAGTCCCAATACAGAAAATTTTTGCAACACCTGTAACATAACCCTTTTGTTTTTAGACCCTTACTTCCAGCTTGCTAACGCCTCAGCTTATTCTTGACTAAATTTGATTTTAATTATATTTTAATTTTATTACGATTACCCTCAGTTTTATAAAAATTACGGATAATCAGGTGCGCTCTTATTTATAAAAGTTGCTATCAAAGCGCCCGGATATTCTCTAGGCAGGGTAAAAGCCCCTTGCGCCACCCAGTTCAATCTTACTGTTTCTTCTACCCCCAACAACCTCATGACCCTGACCTCAAGCGAACGTCAAACCCGATTAGACTACTACTATCACCAAATCCAGTCTCTCATTCTGGTTCGCCAAAATCCGATTACGGGACTGTTACCCGCTTCTACCGCCATCAATGCCCACGGCGACTATACTGATGCCTGGGTGCGCGACAATGTTTATAGCATTCTCGCCGTCTGGGGGTTGGCCCTCGCCTATCGCAAAATGGATGATTCCCAAGGACGCACCTATGAGTTAGAACATAGTGTGGTGAAGTTGATGCGGGGATTGCTTTTTTGTATGATGCGGCAAGCGGACAAGGTAGAACGCTTCAAGGAAACCCAATCTCTGTTGGATTGTTTACACGCCAAATTCGATACCCATACGGGAGATACGGTGGTTGGAGATAATGAGTGGGGACATCTCCAAATTGATGCCACTTCAATATTTTTGTTGATGTTGGCTCAAATGTCCGTTTCTGGGTTATCCATCATTTATACGGTGGATGAGGTTAATTTTATTCAAAACTTGGTCTATTATATTGGACGAGCTTATCGCACTCCCGATTATGGAATCTGGGAACGAGGAAATAAAATTAATAAAGGCAATCCGGAATTAAATGCTTCTTCCATTGGCATGGCACTGGCGGCATTGGAAGCGATTAATGGGGTGAATCTGTTTGGGGTCAAAGGGTCTCAGAGTTCGGTGATTCATGTCTTGGCGGATGAAATTGCCCGCGCAAGGCAGACGTTGGAATCGATTCTGCCTCGGGAATCGAGTTCTAAGGAAGTGGATGCAGCGTTGTTGAGTATCATTACTTTTCCCGCCTTTGCGATCGAGGATGGTCCGTTATGCGATCGCACCAAACAGAAAGTTATCACTAAATTACAGGGAAAATACGGCTGTAAGCGGTTTTTGCGCGATGGACATCAAACGGTTTTAGAAGACCCTTGGCGCTTGCATTACGAACCTTGGGAACTGAAAAAGTTTGAAAATATTGAATGTGAGTGGCCGTTATTTTTTACCTACTTGTTCCTAGATGGGATTTTTAGAGGCGATCGCAGCCAAACCGAAGAGTATAGAGA includes:
- a CDS encoding phosphoglycerate kinase translates to MPKKTVANLSASDLSGKRVLVRADFNVPLDDAGNITDDTRIRAALPTIQDLTGKGAKVILSSHFGRPKGQVNEKMRLTPVAKRLSELLGKEVLKCDDCIGDEVASKVQSMENGQVALLENVRFYAEEEKNDPEFAKKLASVADLYVNDAFGTAHRAHASTEGVTHYLSPSVAGSLMEKELQYLKGAIEEPQRPLAAIIGGSKVSSKIGVIETLLEKCDKLLLGGGMIFTFLKARGISVGNSLVEDDKLELAKSLEAKAKERGVAMLLPTDVVIADKFGADANTQIVSVENIPDGWMGLDIGPDSVKTFQDALADCKTVIWNGPMGVFEIDKFAKGTEAIAHTLSELTPKGTTTIIGGGDSVAAVEKVGLADKMSHISTGGGASLELLEGKELPGVAALDEA
- a CDS encoding ATP-binding protein, with product MINSFQLNNFGPIRQLTCPHASQINLIIGGNGTGKTILLKALYTAMRTLEDYKRGNEPRSALEILSEKLYWTFEVDQLGDLVQKGADAPLSFQLTFNGQPFLYELGKDTTRTIHHLENQVQPRESNSIFLPPKEIISLQSLILQSREQSKIFGFDDTYLDLARALRQFPKISPNDAEFAHPRQSLEDIFNGKIKYDSKLGNWQFKTGNHLFPMGVTAEGFKKLSILDTLLENGYLDSGSIVFIDEPEAALHPTAISKFLDILAMLAKIGIQFFMASHSYFVIKKLFLISQKNPNLSISILSADEETWNTANLQEGLPDNPIIDESIRLYQEEVRLALE
- the cysK gene encoding cysteine synthase A — translated: MKIARNITELVGRTPLVDLNRIPQAEGCVARIVVKLEGMNPASSVKDRIGVNMINVAEEQGRIIPGKTVLVEPTSGNTGIALAMAAAAKGYQLILTMPETMSQERRLMLSAYGAKVELTPGNMGMKGAISRAQEIVDSTPDAYMLQQFSNPANPQIHQQTTAEEIWEDTDGAVDFLVAGVGTGGTLTGVAEVLKARKPSFKAIAVEPTNSPILSGGSAGPHKIQGIGAGFIPDVLNVELIDEVIVVSDDESMAYGRRLAREEGLLSGISSGAALCAAIRLAQRPENQGKLIVMIQPSFGERYLSTPLFQDPELQEAAAIS
- a CDS encoding ABC transporter ATP-binding protein, which codes for MTDTVLDVRNLQVQFFTEGRPVKAVDQISFTVQRGQTVGIVGESGSGKSVTSLAVMGLVPTPGRISGGEIWFRGTQEEDPIDLLALPPQAKQQYRGGKISMIFQEPMSSLNPVYNIGFQLTEAILLHHQISESEARRRAIAALQEVKLLPSDAELREQVQLPETATEREIMQQVNQQKLAILKRYPHELSGGQIQRVMIAMAISCDPTLLIADEPTTALDVTVQARILELMRDLRDRRGMSMMFITHDLGVIAEIADQVAVMYQGKIVEQGSVLQIFSNPQHPYTKGLLACRPRPDRRLIYLPTVSDFMEVVTNANGDREIREKHSETHDSLDGVTNIQEVSETDVKQRLTDLQQKSPLLEVRNLEVAFPVRGVFGETQRYIMAVNGVSFEVYPGETLGLVGESGCGKTTLARTLLRLIEPTAGKVLFEGQDVGKLEGRALRQVRREMQIVFQNPFSSLNPRMSIGNLVMEPLKIHGVGESARHRRERSAYLLERVGLNAELMNRYPHEFSGGQRQRICIARALALNPKFIICDESVSALDVSVQAQVLNLLKELQEEFKLTYIFISHDLSVVKFMSDRILVMNKGKIEEVGPAESIYSDPQQDYTRSLISSIPTGTLDRIQEQQAQRQVSA
- a CDS encoding WecB/TagA/CpsF family glycosyltransferase, which codes for MLQVLQKFSVLGLPVHITTHYRDWLQSRLQQRQGTHVVTLNAEMAMQALENLDLAEVIHQADLVIPDGAGVVFYFLVRGRKIQRCPGIELAESLVQLAGDLGEDCSTFFFGGKPGIAEIAAKRWQTELPALAIAGTQDGYLSPEDEPAFKARLQQLQPRLILVGLGVPRQEFWIRENRHLCPDAIWVGVGGSFDIWSGQKERAPVWLQRLQMEWAYRLYQEPWRWRRMLALPHFAWISMKTALRQ